Proteins from one Hoplias malabaricus isolate fHopMal1 chromosome 2, fHopMal1.hap1, whole genome shotgun sequence genomic window:
- the LOC136678254 gene encoding uncharacterized protein, whose product MQRTFWTLRFFSTEWHRADKKRVHVRLHYVELTRGALAYHWWIHTKGFFIPSAKCPVWTASTARVTLAQRVDGLLTPVASCAFTEEHSCKTSGGVEEGPSFLDLIFVECLLKNHCTALFPSTECVVVVQVTEVLRTCQSLFIGQEAWSFRTSSGTEVTRPDPDPQLQPEPTPETSGDAEAVAREVPSLHIYSEIKRMTSFPLKLRALRQAFTTTLSEAGCRCSLREAGRMMLEDLAALNDRDVRLFQQLYHRLLVTAESPSCGEGVVEELAEIGVSLNNQT is encoded by the exons ATGCAGAGGACTTTCTGGACCCTGCGTTTCTTCAGCACAGAGTGGCACCGTGCAGACAAGAAG AGGGTCCATGTCAGGCTCCACTACGTTGAGCTCACGCGGGGGGCACTTGCATATCACTGGTGGATTCACACCAAGGGTTTTTTCATTCCATCGGCTAAG TGCCCCGTTTGGACCGCATCCACCGCGAGGGTCACCCTTGCCCAG cGAGTTGACGGTCTCCTGACGCCAGTGGCATCCTGCGCGTTCACCGAGGAACACAGCTGTAAAACATCTGGAGGTGTTGAGGAGG GGCCCTCTTTCCTGGACCTGATCTTTGTAGAATGCCTTTTGAAAAACCACTGCACTGCGCTGTTCCCAAGTActgagtgtgttgttgttgtccaGGTGACGGAGGTGCTCCGCACGTGTCAGTCCCTCTTCATCGGACAGGAGGCGTGGTCCTTCAGAACCAGCTCGGGCACAGAGGTGACCCGCCCTGACCCAGACCCTCAGCTTCAGCCTGAGCCCACTCCTGAG ACGTCTGGAGATGCAGAGGCTGTGGCTCGGGAGGTGCCCTCTTTGCA CATCTACTCAGAGATTAAGAGGATGACCAGCTTCCCTCTTAAACTGCGGGCCCTGCGCCAGGCCTTCACT ACCACACTCAGTGAAGCAGGCTGTCGCTGCAGTCTCCGTGAAGCTGGCCGTATGATGTTGGAGGACCTGGCCGCCCTCAACGACAGG GACGTGAGACTCTTCCAGCAGCTCTACCATCGTCTGCTGGTGACGGCCGAGTCTCCCTCCTGTGGTGAAGGGGTTGTAGAGGAGCTGGCGGAGATCGGAGTGAGTCTGAATAACCAGACGTGA